The segment CCCTCGAGCCACCCCATTCCCTAACCAACTAATTACTAACTACTAACCACTAACAAAAAAAACTGTCCCAACTAAATGACATCTACCTCTAGGTTCGAGGTTCTTGCCACGGTTGCGACAGCTCCTAACACGTTTTATATTCGATTGCTTAATTTCAACTTTTCTACTTCTATTATAGACGAGCTCACATATACTTGGAGTAAATAGATTTGACAACATTGCAAATATTCACTCCCCAGTTGATACATTCACGAACTACCGCTCTATTTTTCAAACCCATTTTCACATCAACGTTTAAATGGCTATAATTCGGTTATTATTAAAAGAGGGATTTTGTTAGGCTAAATCGAAATAGTTTAAAGAGGCGGACGTTCATATTGTTTGACCTTACTTGACCATTAAGTTATGATGGTACATAAGAAAACGTTAAGTTTAAAGGAGGACGTTACGAATGAATTTAATACCTACAGTTATTGAACAAACAAACCGTGGTGAAAGAGCCTATGATATTTACTCACGTCTATTAAAAGACCGCATTATTATGCTAGGAAGCGGTGTCGATGATAATGTCGCAAACTCAATCGTCGCTCAGCTTCTATTCCTAGCTGCCGAAGACCCTGAAAAAGATATTTCGCTATACATTAATAGCCCAGGTGGTTCGATCACAGCAGGGATGGCGATCTATGATACGATGCAATACATTAAGCCAAAAGTAAACACAATTTGCATCGGTATGGCTGCTTCAATGGGTGCTTTCCTATTAGCTGCTGGTGAACCTGGCAAACGCTTTGCGTTACCAAACAGTGAAGTGATGATTCACCAACCATTAGGTGGTACGCAAGGTCAAGCGTCTGACATCGAGATCCATGCGAAACGCATCATCCAAATGCGCGAGAAGCTAAACCAAATTCTTTCAGAGCGTACAGGTCAACCACTAGAAGTGATTGAGCGTGATACAGACCGTGATAACTTCATGACAGCAGCTGAAGCAAAAGAATACGGCTTAATTGATGATGTTATTTCACAAACATAATAAATGCAAGTAATTGCGTTCACAAAAGGCG is part of the Desertibacillus haloalkaliphilus genome and harbors:
- the clpP gene encoding ATP-dependent Clp endopeptidase proteolytic subunit ClpP encodes the protein MNLIPTVIEQTNRGERAYDIYSRLLKDRIIMLGSGVDDNVANSIVAQLLFLAAEDPEKDISLYINSPGGSITAGMAIYDTMQYIKPKVNTICIGMAASMGAFLLAAGEPGKRFALPNSEVMIHQPLGGTQGQASDIEIHAKRIIQMREKLNQILSERTGQPLEVIERDTDRDNFMTAAEAKEYGLIDDVISQT